The nucleotide sequence CCGCCGTATTCTGCCCACAGGCGGGAGATGGTGCCCTTGGTGGGACGTTCCTTGCTGTCGGTTGTGTCGCGCAGGATGCGTCCCGAAATGGCGCTGGTCCAGTTGATGCCCTTGTAGTCCCGGATGTAGGGAGAGCTGGTGTTGGACACGTCATAGAGGTGATAGCGTTCCAGACGGTAGCCGGCGCCCACGGAGGTGTATTCACCGATAGGATACCCGAAGCGCACGGTGTCGCCTATGGTGTCCTTGGTGAAGTTGTCCCAGTAGTCGTGGGTGTAGTAAATGTCGTTGCCGAAGGAAAGGTCGGTGTCATAGACGCGCGGGTTGGTGAAGGACAGGGTGCCCGACGTGCGCCGCCAGGAGAAGAAGCCCTGCAACTGCAGCCAGTAGCCGCGACCGAAGAGGTTGCGCTCCATGATGGAGGCGCTCACGCCCACGTCATAGTAACTGGAGTAGCCGATACCGCCCATGATGGCGCCGGTATTGGCTTCCTTGACCTTGACCTTGAGGTCGACTTCGTCTTCCTGCCCGGTGGGGATGATCTCCATATCCACAGCGCCGAAGAAACGCAGGCGGTTCAGGCGCTCGTTGGAGCGGCGCAGCTTGGCGCCTTCATACATGTCGCCGTCGCCGAGGCGCATTTCGCGCAGGATGACGTTGTCGCGCGTTTTTGTGTTGCCTTCGACCACCAGGCGGCGGATGAAAACTTTCTGCTTTTTGTTGACAACGTAGCCCACATCCACCTGATCGGTGCCGTCGTCAGCCTTCATCAGTTTTGTGTCCACTTCGGCGAAGGCGTAGCCGTAGTCGGAGTAGTAGTCGGTCAAACGCTTGGAGTCTTCCTGCATGACAGTGAGGGAGAAGTACTTGTTGGACTTCTGCCAGTCGTCCATCTGCACAACTTCAAGCATCTTGTCTTCGCTGTCGATGATGTCGCCCGCGAAAACCACGTTGCGTACAGTATAGCGGGGGCCTTCGTTGACCACATAGGTGACGTAGATGCCGTCATCCTTGTAATCGACCTGGGGTGCGCTCACCTGAATGTCAACATAGCCCTCGTTAAGGCCGAAAGCGGCGATGGCGTTGGTGTCGCGCTCAAGATATTCTTCCTTGAGCACACCGGTTCCTGTCAGCCACGAGAACATGCCGCGCGGCTTGAGGGCCATGTATTTTTCAATGTCGCCCTTGTTCAGGGTCTTGAGGCCTTCGATATTTACTTCTTTGACGTAGAGCTTGTTGCCTTCGTCCACATTGATGACGAGTACCGCCCCGCGGCCGCTATGGCGGTCTTCAAGGCGGTAGTTGGCCTTGGCGAGATAGTAGCCTTCCTTGCGGTACAGCTCTGTAATTTTCTGCAGGTCGTCGGAAAGCACCTGCTCGTTGAGCACGTTGCCGGTTCTGGTGCCCATGGCCGCAAGGACGTCATCCTTGCTGATGCCCTTGGAGCCTTCCACCACGATGCTGTCGATGCGGGGCTTTTCCACCACGGTAAAGACGAGCACATTGCCCTCAAGAGTGGCCTGAACGTCGCTGAAATAGCCCATTTCCCAGATGCGCTTCACCTCTTCGTTGATGGCGTTGGCATCGGGAGTGTCGCCCTTGCGGATGGTCAGGCGCATGAGCACGGTGTCCGGGTCCATAACATTCATGCCGCGCACCTGCACGTCGGCAAGGCCGCCCTTGGCGGCAGCGGGCGCGCCCATGGGCACGAAGCCGGGGCCGTTGTCTGCCAGTTGCGGCGCGGGAGCGGCGTTGGCCTTGGTCATTTCGGCCGCGCGGCTCGCCAGGGTGCTGGCACAGTCGCTGAGGGCGACCAGGGAGTTGCGCTCAAAACCCGCAGGCACGGCTTCGCCCTGCTGCACGGGAACAAGGCGCGTATCCATGCTGAAGCCGTCGCCAAGCTGGTTGAAGCTGCCGTATATGACAAGCTGCGCGCCAGCCTGACGGCCCAAAGTGCGCGCCGTGGCAAGATCAATGTTCTCGCCGTGGCGTTGCTGCAACTGACGCGCCGTATTCATCGGCACGACATTCATGCCGTTCTGCTTGAGCTGGTCGGCAATGATCTGGGGCACATCTCGGGCGGCATTGGGCATATCGGGCCCGGCATTGACCTGAAAGGGCAGCACAAGAACCAGAGGCCCCTGGGCTGCTTTCGCTTCGCCGGGCGCAAGCTGCACAGCGCAAACCAGAGCTGTAATGCAGAGGATGTTAGAGAGAAGATTATGCAACATTTTTTTCATACAGTGTCCCCGCTTTCAGTTCCAGAGTGCGGCCCATGCCTGCGGCCAGCTCCCGATTGTGCGTCACGACCACGAGTGTCATGCCCAGTTCGCGGTTAAGTTCGTTCATGAGTGTGCCCACCTGCGTTCCGGTGCCTTCGTCCAGATTGCCGGTGGGCTCGTCGGCCAGCAGAACTCGCGGGCGCATCAGCACCGCGCGGGCAATGGCCACCCTTTGCCTTTCGCCGCCTGAAAGCGTGGAAATCTTGCTTTCCATACGAGCCGAAAGGCCCACGCGTTCGAGCATTTCGCGGGCCTTGGACATGATGACGGCCTGGCGTTCACCGCCGATTATGGCCGGCATGGCCACGTTCTCCACTGCCGAAAACTCCGGCAAGAGATGATGAAAC is from Desulfovibrio sp. and encodes:
- the bamA gene encoding outer membrane protein assembly factor BamA; its protein translation is MKKMLHNLLSNILCITALVCAVQLAPGEAKAAQGPLVLVLPFQVNAGPDMPNAARDVPQIIADQLKQNGMNVVPMNTARQLQQRHGENIDLATARTLGRQAGAQLVIYGSFNQLGDGFSMDTRLVPVQQGEAVPAGFERNSLVALSDCASTLASRAAEMTKANAAPAPQLADNGPGFVPMGAPAAAKGGLADVQVRGMNVMDPDTVLMRLTIRKGDTPDANAINEEVKRIWEMGYFSDVQATLEGNVLVFTVVEKPRIDSIVVEGSKGISKDDVLAAMGTRTGNVLNEQVLSDDLQKITELYRKEGYYLAKANYRLEDRHSGRGAVLVINVDEGNKLYVKEVNIEGLKTLNKGDIEKYMALKPRGMFSWLTGTGVLKEEYLERDTNAIAAFGLNEGYVDIQVSAPQVDYKDDGIYVTYVVNEGPRYTVRNVVFAGDIIDSEDKMLEVVQMDDWQKSNKYFSLTVMQEDSKRLTDYYSDYGYAFAEVDTKLMKADDGTDQVDVGYVVNKKQKVFIRRLVVEGNTKTRDNVILREMRLGDGDMYEGAKLRRSNERLNRLRFFGAVDMEIIPTGQEDEVDLKVKVKEANTGAIMGGIGYSSYYDVGVSASIMERNLFGRGYWLQLQGFFSWRRTSGTLSFTNPRVYDTDLSFGNDIYYTHDYWDNFTKDTIGDTVRFGYPIGEYTSVGAGYRLERYHLYDVSNTSSPYIRDYKGINWTSAISGRILRDTTDSKERPTKGTISRLWAEYGGGGLGGTDNFVKSVADWQGFWSFNPQNTIHLRGRVGGVFQNTDSRVPVFERFWVGGMDTIRGYAYSDLSPRDYKHGGEQIGGDRMGVANLEYIWTFQKELGLAIVPFVDSGFNIDSKTMGQDVDKYIVASSGLELRWRSPMGDLRIAYGIPMVQDYDKDMPSGRIEFSMGQFF
- a CDS encoding ABC transporter ATP-binding protein, translating into MSALYKFSNVSKIFSAPGENLEILKNINLVVEEGEALAIVGTSGSGKSTLLHLMGALDTPSTGAVFFDGQDMARMTPDQKAAFRNRTLGFVFQFHHLLPEFSAVENVAMPAIIGGERQAVIMSKAREMLERVGLSARMESKISTLSGGERQRVAIARAVLMRPRVLLADEPTGNLDEGTGTQVGTLMNELNRELGMTLVVVTHNRELAAGMGRTLELKAGTLYEKNVA